The following are from one region of the Synechococcus sp. CBW1108 genome:
- a CDS encoding TMEM165/GDT1 family protein — MANPLSADPGLAAFGSSLAAISLAELGDKTFFMALILAVRHRARWVFVGAFSALTAVTLISLALGYGLRKLLPQTVVPWLAAALFLGFGLKLLIDAQAMAANAASAEAEQAEEAINAAETNGVGVTAWAVIWEAFVLVFVAELGDRTQFATIFLATAPAQVFSFAGLLAGTLLGHALVTWLAVGAGKWIGQRVDERLLYRLSGGLFLVFGLAALKQALG; from the coding sequence ATGGCTAATCCCCTCAGCGCAGATCCCGGCCTGGCGGCCTTCGGCTCCAGCCTCGCCGCCATCTCCCTGGCGGAGCTGGGGGACAAGACCTTCTTCATGGCGCTGATCCTGGCGGTGCGCCACCGGGCCCGCTGGGTGTTTGTGGGGGCCTTCTCCGCCCTGACAGCCGTCACCCTGATCTCCCTGGCCCTGGGCTACGGCCTGCGGAAATTGCTACCCCAGACCGTGGTGCCCTGGCTGGCGGCCGCCCTGTTTCTGGGCTTCGGCCTCAAGCTGCTGATCGATGCCCAGGCCATGGCGGCGAATGCGGCCAGCGCCGAAGCCGAGCAGGCGGAGGAGGCGATCAACGCGGCCGAAACCAACGGGGTGGGCGTCACCGCCTGGGCGGTGATCTGGGAAGCCTTTGTACTGGTGTTTGTGGCCGAGCTGGGTGACCGCACCCAGTTCGCCACGATTTTCCTGGCCACCGCACCGGCCCAGGTGTTCAGCTTTGCCGGCCTGCTGGCCGGCACCCTGCTGGGCCATGCCCTGGTGACCTGGCTGGCGGTGGGGGCCGGCAAGTGGATTGGCCAGCGGGTTGATGAGCGGCTGCTCTACCGGCTCAGTGGCGGCCTGTTTCTGGTGTTTGGCTTAGCAGCCCTGAAGCAGGCCCTGGGCTGA
- the gap gene encoding type I glyceraldehyde-3-phosphate dehydrogenase, with protein MTIRIGINGFGRIGRLAFRRAVTLADVEVVGINDLIDRDYLAYMLRYDSSHGRFQGDVRVENDQLMVNGRPIRISAERDPNNLNWGDVGANYVLESTGFFLTDASARAHINAGARRVVMSAPSQDDTPMFVMGVNHSTYAGQDVVSNASCTTNCLAPMAKVVHDNFGIVSGLMTTVHATTATQKTVDSPSVKDWRGGRGAAQNIIPSSTGAARAVGRVIPELNGKLTGMAFRVPTPDVSVVDLTVNLATAASYDQIKAAMKAASVGAMAGILGYTEDQLVSTDFVGESCTSVFDAHAGIALSDTFVKLVAWYDNEWAYSCKCLDLMRHMETTV; from the coding sequence ATGACTATCCGCATCGGCATCAATGGTTTCGGCCGCATCGGCCGGCTGGCCTTCCGCCGGGCGGTCACCCTGGCGGATGTGGAGGTGGTGGGTATCAACGACCTGATTGATCGCGACTACCTCGCCTACATGCTTCGCTACGACTCCAGCCACGGCCGCTTCCAAGGGGATGTGCGGGTGGAGAACGACCAGTTGATGGTCAATGGCCGGCCAATCCGGATCAGTGCCGAAAGGGACCCCAACAACCTCAACTGGGGCGATGTGGGGGCCAACTACGTGCTGGAGAGCACCGGCTTCTTCCTCACCGACGCCTCCGCCCGCGCCCACATCAACGCCGGTGCCAGGCGGGTGGTGATGAGTGCCCCCTCCCAGGACGACACGCCGATGTTTGTGATGGGCGTTAACCACAGCACCTATGCCGGCCAAGACGTGGTTTCCAACGCCAGCTGCACCACCAACTGCCTGGCGCCGATGGCCAAGGTGGTGCACGACAACTTCGGCATCGTCAGTGGCTTGATGACCACGGTGCACGCCACCACTGCCACCCAGAAAACCGTCGATAGCCCTTCGGTGAAGGACTGGCGCGGCGGCCGCGGCGCAGCCCAGAACATCATCCCCAGTTCCACCGGTGCGGCCAGGGCCGTGGGCCGGGTTATTCCCGAGCTCAACGGCAAGCTCACCGGCATGGCCTTCCGGGTGCCCACGCCGGATGTATCGGTGGTGGACCTGACCGTGAACCTGGCCACTGCGGCCAGCTATGACCAGATCAAGGCCGCCATGAAGGCCGCCTCCGTGGGGGCCATGGCCGGCATCCTGGGCTACACCGAAGACCAGCTGGTGAGCACTGATTTCGTTGGCGAAAGCTGCACCTCCGTATTTGATGCCCATGCGGGTATCGCCCTGAGCGACACCTTCGTGAAGCTGGTGGCCTGGTATGACAACGAGTGGGCCTACAGCTGCAAGTGTCTCGACCTGATGCGCCACATGGAGACCACCGTCTGA